AGCACCCTCTCCCGCCAGGGCTCGTAGCGCTCCGGCCTGTCGGCTCCCAGGGCGAACAGCCATTCGCGCATTTTCCAGCGGGCAAGGGCAAATGCCCGCCCTTGCAGATTGGGGACATTCAGGATGTCGGAGAGCAGGAAATACCCGTCAAACCGCATGAACGGACTGAGGTTGACGGTCAGGGTCATGATCCAGATGGTGGTCGACATGATGAACATCGCGCTGCGCAAGGGGCCGTCCGGCAGAAAGCTCCAGGCCAGCGTGGCCCAGGCGGCCATGGCCGTTTCCACCATCATCCCCGCGGCGCAGACCTGGGTACGCTGGCGCCGTCTGCGAAGCCGCCAGGCCGAGGAGGTGTCGGTGTACAAAAGGGGCATCATGACCATGAAAGCGAGGCCCATGGAGGGAACCCGGCAGCCAAGGCGCTTGGCCGCGTAGGCGTGCCCGAGTTCATGGGCCGCCTTGGATGCCCCCAGGGTGGCGGCGGAGAGGGCAGCCCCCTCCAGGGAAAAGAAATACAGAAAGGAGCTGCTGAACGCCTCCCACTGACGAGAGACCAGAAACAGCCCGAGAAGCGCAGCGGCACATGTAAGCAACAGGAACGCCCGGCTGAAGAAAACGCGTTCGACAACAGGCAGCGTCCGGGCCAAGAACCGATCCGGCCGGAGGAGCGGGACCCGGAAAAACAAATAGTTGCGCAACAGAAACTTGCCAAGCGGCTGGCGGAAACGCGCATTGTCCTCATGGATGTACCGGGCGATGGCGCCGCCGTCACGCGTGAGACTGTTGTGCTCCAGAAACCGGGCGAACTCCGTCAGTTGCTCGGAGTCCACGCCCAGGGGTGTCTGGGCCTGGATGGACCTCAGGATATCCTTAGGATTTCCAAGGTGCCATCGATTCAGGATTTCCGCCTCCACCCATCCTATCTGGAAGTAAAGGTCGCGACCGGGATCTTCGAGCAGCCACGAAGGCGACCCGTCGAAATTGCGCGGCCCGGGATGCAACAGAAGCTCCTGACGAAGCGCAGGCAGGGATTGCGCGACACTCATATGCCCAACCAGAGCCGGAACAGGATCAAAGGCTTGCGCAACAGATATACGGCGAAAACCGTTTGCTCTCCATAAAGCTTCGCCGTTCCCTTCAACCCCACGCGCAGATCCGGTGCGGCCTCGTTTGCGCCTGGCTCGAAGCTTGCCCGGACGCGATAGGCCAGCGTCCCGTCCGCCACAGGAACGGCGCGGTATCCGACACGGTCCAGAGCGGCCTCCACAGGCGAGGCCGGTTCGGCATTCAGGAACAGGCGGACACGAGCACCGGGATGCAACGTGATGGCGTCAGCCAGGGGCAGATGGGCTTCAAGCTCCACATCAAGCGGATCGGCAATGACCATGATACGCTCGCCCAGGGAGACCGGCCGCCCGCTCCACTCCTGCGGATCGTCGAACACCGCTATGCCGGAGCGATCGGCACGGATTTCTGTCCGAGCCAGCATGTCCTCAAGGTAGGCCGCCTCGCTGGCGGCCTGATCGCGCTGGCTCAGGAGTACGCCGAGGGTCGCCTTGCTCCTGTCGTCAAAGAGCGCCTGCTGTTGCCGCTGTCGCAGTTCGGCCTCGGCCACGGCCAAAGTCTGCCGGGCCGACTCGAGCTTTCCCTTGATGTCCTGCGCATCCATCAAAACAAGAAGGTCGCCCTGCTTCACCGTGTCGTTGGGGAGGATGTCGACCCGCTCCACAACGCCATGCAGCGGGGCGCGCACCGTGAAGGGCGCCCGCGGAACGACCTCGGCCGGAGCCAGCGCGGAATGGCGCACCGGAAAAAACAATACCGCAACAAGCGCAAGCAGCAATGCCAGCCTCCAGCCCCTGGAACGCAGCCGGGCCAGTGCTCCGCCCCAGCCGCCTGAGCCGAACCAAGAACGGGTGTCCCCTCCCAGGGAACGCCAGGCGTGGGAGTAGGCGTCACCCAGAAGGGCAAGCATGGCGGCGTCCTGGTTGGTCCACTCCTCGTCCCGCCACAGGACCAGCCCTGCCTGAAGCGATCCATCCGAGACAGGCCGCGTGGCCCCGGCCTCGTCAGTCGCGGCGTGTTTGGCCAGGGGCAACGGAATCCACAACCCTTTGTCCGGCAGATATTCCCGCCACATCCGCATGTCCTCGGATTCCGGCGCCACCGAGAGAGCGCAAGGCTCCCCCGCCCGCGTCGAGTCGGCGTGCCTGCCGATAAGGGCGGCGAGCCAGACATTGAATGTCGAGTTGTCCGCAGGATGCGCAAGGCCCGATAGGGCCACGATCTTCCCGGCCACACCCCTGCGGGCGCTGCCAGATTTGGATCGGCCCGGTTCCCCAACCCACAGCGCGGCCTGCCGGTATGGTGCCAGGCCGCTGGTTTCATTGACCATGACAAAGGTCAACTCGCGCCGGTCCTCGCAGGCACGGGCGCGTTTTTCCAGAAGAACAAGCCGCTGCAGTTGGTCCGCGTTGACCGCGGACGACGGTGGAGTGGTCATGGACTGGCTACCGGATCGTTTCCGACTGGACGGGCTGGGGAGGGACCACAAAGACCGTCCCGCTCATGCCCGGCATCAAAGGCATGCCGCCCTGCTCGTTGCGGGGGCCTTCGATCAGGGCGACAATCTTGACGGACTGGCTGACAGGGTCCACGACTCCGGCCATGCGCAATACCCGGGCCTGATGGCTTGCCCCGGTTTCGTCAACGGCAATGGTCATGGGGTGGCCCGGCTTGATCCAGGCCAGCCAGCGTGAAGGCACAATGGCCTCCACCTCAAAGGCACTGTCGTCGTAGATGCTGAACAGCTTTGTCCCCTCGGCCACGTGTTCGGACGCACGAACATATGTCTCCCCCACCCGGCCGGAAAACGGTGCCGCGATCTGGCATCGGTTGACCATCACGCGCTCGGCGCTGGTCTCGGCTCTGGCCACGGAAAGATCCGACTTGGCCTGCTCGTAATCCGCCACGCTTATGGAGTCGAGATCGCGCAGCTCCTGTGCGACATTGAGCCGTTTCAAGGCAGCGGCCTCTGCCTGGACGGCGCGGTCGAGCCTGGCCCTGAACAGGGCGCTGTCGTAGGAGACGAGGATGTCGCCCTTTTTGAATCGTTCGCCCTCGCGAAAGTGCAGGGCAGTGATCCGACCGGCCAGCTCGCTGGAAATTACGGCCTGCCTGATCGCGACGATCTGGGCTCTCTGGCCGTCTGAACCGGGCGTGGTCATCGCTCCGACGCCGTGGAGCTGAACCGGGACTGCTTCAAGCTCGGCCGAACCCGCCTGGGCCGTCAGGGGAACCAGGAGCGCAAACAGCGCGAACAGCACTCGCACGGCCTGAAAAGAACGGACAGGAAATACGTGGCACGGTGGTTTGGAACTGACCATTACATCCTCTGGAGATACTCTCGGTTTGCGCCTGAGTGCGCTGCCTCTTCAGGACGGCGGAGCCTTGGGGGATGCCCCCCAAAGGCTCCGCCTGCGGACTGCCGCATGCGGCTAGTCGCCCTGCAATGAACCCAGGTCTTCCCATGGACGGCCGACAACGAGGCGGATGGCAGGATGCCTGCCCGCTTCCCCGGATTGCGCCACGGCTTGACCGGATACGCCCGGCGCCTTGGCTGCGGGGGCGGCCTGAACGGCAGGAGCGGACCGTCCGGCCTGTGCGTCTGCCACGGCGTTGGCCTGTCCGGCCGGGACATAGGCCAGGTTCAAGAAGGGAGCGTTGACATGACCGAGTTCATTCATCCTGCCTTGTTCTGCGATTGCCGAGGCAAGACCCGCCACGCTCTGGTCGCTGATCTCTTCAGGCATGCTGTCAAGACCGGCGGCCTGATACACGGCGTCCTGAGCCTTCATCATTTCAGCATAGCTCATGTCGCGGGCGTGGACGGCCAGCAGGGTCTCCACTCTGGTGCGGATAAGTTCCAGCCGGGTTTCCGACTTGCTGGCAGCGGCGTGTTCGGTCTGCTCGCGGATGGCTGTTTGCAGCTCGCACAAATCCCTGGCCCGTTCAAAGGCCTTCTGGGCGTAATGGCGCTGATGCCATGCGATGTGCACCTGGGAAAGAACTGTCATCCGCAGCGCCTGACGGCGCAGAACGGCCACTCTTTCACGGTTTTCTCCTGCCTTGCGCTCCGCCGGGAGCGAGAGGAGCTTGAACAGGTTCCACCCCACCTGCACTCCGGCGCTGGTCCAGGTGTTGTTCACGAGAAAATCATTGCTGTCGTAGTTCACGCCGCCAAAGAGCGTTGCGTTGGGGAACATGCGCAGCATGGCCGATTGGGTCTCCAGGACCGCGTTGCGGGCCAGATAACTTTGCTCTCGCAGCTCCGGCCGCCGCACCATGGCCAGGGATTCCAGGGAAGGCAGCTCAAAGGACAGCTTGGGTTCCGTCATCGGACCTTCGGGAACGACCAGTGCGTATTTCGTTCCCGGAGCCAGGTTCATGAGGGAGGCAAGTTCCGCCTTGGCCTTGGCCAGTTCATTGTCGAGCTGTTCGATCTGACGCATCATGTTCAGCAGGTCGCGCTGGTAGCGCAGAGCCACTACCGGCGTCGTCAGCCGACGGCGCTCCGCCTCCCTGGACTGCTCAAGGGCCTGCCGGGCCTGCCCGAGGGTGGCCGCGACCTCGTCACGCATCCGCTCTGCAGAAACGGCCGCCCAGTATGCGGCACGGGTCTGGCGAATGATGTCGCTGACCACGCGGCGGCGGCGCTCCTCTGCCGCCAGGGTCTTGTTGCCGTGGGCCTTGGCTTCGAAGTAGCTGAGGCCGAAGTCAAGGATGTTCCAGGTCATTTCGAGCTTGGCGGTTTCCCCTGAACGCTCGCGGCTTTTCGAGGGCTCCAGCGACTGGCGGCCGGTGTTGATCGATTCGCTGGACGACGCGTCGTCGTTGTCGCGGACCCGGTAACCGGCTTCTGCTGTGAGCTTGGGCAGCAGGTTGAAGTGTCTGATGTCCGTCAGGTTCGAGGCCAGCGCCCGTTCCATGAGCGCCTGCCGGTGTTGCAGGTTGTATTTGATGGCCCTGGCCACAGCCTCCTCCAGAGTGACCGGGCCAAGGATCGGCTCCTGGCTGCTGAACATGGTCGCATGGTCGGCGGCGGCCAGAGTGATCATGTCCTCATGGCTCAACGCCGGAGGCTTGCTCACCGCGCATGCGGACAACAAAACCGACAGGAGCAGCACGCCCAGCATGGCAGGGAGCTTGAGAAAGGGGTTGATGGTTCGGGTTTTCATTTGGGTTCCCCATTACAGGTTTGTGGGTTGATTTGCTGCTGCCAATTCCATCCTGGCGGCGCTTTCTCCGGCGGAAGTATTGCCTGATATGGTCGGGATGGGCAGCACGAGCGTCTGCCCCAGGCTGCGATTCAACTGCTCGGCCAGGGAGGGCTTGCCTCCCGGCAAGACCAGGCCGGAGCTGAGAACCATGTGTCCGTCTTCACGGAAAGAAGCACCGATCCGCCCGCCGCCTTGCTGTGACATGGGCGCTACGGGAGAGCCGCCCTCCTTGGCGGTCGGTTCTGCCGCGGCTTCGGCATCGCGGACGGGACGGACGCTCAGGGGGCTCACTTCGACTGGGAGCCTGAGCTGTTCGCCGCGTTCGGTTTCGATCAGCACCATGACCCTGGCCTGACCGGGATTTCGGAAACCCGCCGCGATCAAGCTCCATCGGGCCGTATCCAGACGCATCCCTTGGACCATTTCTCCGGTGTCCGCCCAGACCAGCCTGTACGAGACGATGGGCGCGTTGATGCCGAGCCGCTGCGGATCAGGCAGGGAGAAGATGTGACGGTTGCCCGCGACATCGTACACCCAGGTTCCGTGGACTGAGGCAAGCGGTGCAAACGCGTCGTTCAGCCCGACGCCCTCCTCCAACGCGGGCGCGTCAAACACACCTGCTCCGGTGTCAAAGGAAGACGGCTCACCCGAGATCATGGCATCCAGCATGTTCAAGGCTGAGTCCGCGCCATTGGCTCCCTGGCTGGCAAAGTTGACTCTCACGGGAGTATTCCAGCCCGAGCCGCCGTCTCCGGCTGGGACGGAATCAAAGCCGCCGCCAGTAAAATCCCCCTCGGCGCTGCCCGGAATGTCCGGCTTGGCCGTGTCGCCGGGGGACGGCAGGTCTTCCACCAGAACGATGGCGCTGTCGATGACCACCGTGGAAGCGATGTTCAGTGCCGCGGGGTGTGCGCTGGCGTCGCTGAGGCTGGTCAGGGTCACGGTGACGGAACCGCTGCCCATCTGCGACTCGGCAACGCGGTAGGCCATGCCGTCCACCAGGGTCTGCACGTCCGCCGACGCCGCGCCAGCGAGGTCGATGGTCACCACCGCCTTGCCGCCGACGATCTCCACCTTGTAGCCGTAGCCGTTGGCGGCTGTGGTTGCGCCCCCCCCGGTGGCGGTCAGTCCGATCTCATGGCCGTCGATCACCAGGGCGTGATTCGCGCCGCTGGTTCCGACCGTGACCACCAGCGTGGTCAGCTCTTCTCCGTTCACATCCAGGCCCACGGCCACGTTGTCGAACAGGTCCACGTCGTTGCCGGAAACGGTTCCGTCGGCCGCGATGGACACCGTGCCGCCGGAGGCGTCTGCCGTCAGGGACGGCGGCGTCGCCACCTCAAGGGAGAAGGCGTGCTCCACGGTGCCGCCAAAGTTGTCGCTGGCGCTGATGGTCACCGTGAAGACTCCTCCTGTGGTCGGCACACCGGAGATGGTCCTGGTGGACGCATCAAAGTCAAGGCCGTCCGGGAGGTCGGTCACGTTGATGGTGAGCGGGTCGCCGTCGGCATCGCTGAACAGGCCCTCGGGCAGTACCATCCGGTATTCCTGGCCGTGGCTGGCCTGATCCAGGCTGAAGTCCGGGAGAGCAAGCTCCGGCACGTTGTTTTCCGCCACGGTCAGGGTCAGCACGAGCTGGCTGCTCGCTCCCTCGGAATCGGTGACGGTCACCGTTATTTCTTGGCTGCCGGACGCTGGCGCCGTTCCGGCAATGGTCCGCGTGACCGCGTCGAAGCTCAGGTCGTCCGGCAGACCGCTCACCTCCCAGGTGAGGGCATCGCCTTCCGCATCGGTGAACAGGCCCTCGGGCAGTGTGCAGGCGTAGTCCGTCCCCTCCTTGCCGGCGGGGAGGGCATACCCGGGCAGGGAGACGATCGGCGCCGTGTTTCCGGTGATTTCCAGCACGACGCTCTGCTCGGTGACACCGCCGTGGCCGTCGTCGGCGCTGATGCGTACCGTGTAGGTTCCGGCCGTTGTCGGCGAGCCGGAGATGACGCCTGTGGCCTCGTCATAGCTCAAGCCGGACGGAAGGTCTTCCACGCTGACCGTGAAGGAGTCGCCGTCGGCATCTGTGAAGAGGCCGCTCAAATCCTGCGCGTATTCGTGCCCTGTCCTGCCGTCGGGCAACGCGAAGTCCGGGTTGGCAAGCTCGGGAGCGCTGTTTTCCGTCACATCCAGAGTCAGGGTGATGCTGGCCTTTGCCCCGAAGGAATCGGTGGCCGTCACCCTGACGGCCACACTGCCGGCGGTCGTCGGCGTACCCGAAATGGTGCGGGTCTCGGCATCGTAGGTCAGGCCGGTCGGCAGGCCGGTGACCGTCCAGGTCAATTCGTCGCCGTCCGGGTCGGAGAACAGGCCCTCGGGCAGGATGTGGGTGTACTCATGCCCTGTGATGGCGTCTGCGAGGGTGTCGCCGGAATCCACTACAGGGGCATTGTTGGCGTAGATCAGGGCAATGGATGCCTGGGCGCTCTTGGACCCATCGCTGACCGTCAAGGTCATGTCCATGCGGAGGTCTGCGCCGGTCCCTTTGTAGGTAATCTGCCGGGCCACCTGGTTGGCCACCTCCTTGGTCACGGAGCTGGTGAAGGCGATGGTCAGGGAGCCGCCCGTGTCCGTGAAGGTGGCGATTTCGATTCCATTGTGCCGGATGACCCCGCCGGACATGGTCAGATCGTTGCCGTCCTGGAACCCGAAGGAGTCTGCGGCATTGGCGCCGCTGGTTCGCTCCAGGGTGAGAATGGTGCCCTGGTAGTCGCCTGCCGCGTCGAAATCCGCATCCGCGAAGTGAATGCCTGAGCCGATGACCACCTCGGCGCCGGAGCGGTCAAGGGTCACCACCGGCAGGAGGGATGCGGTTTGCAGGCCCGAGGTCACCAGATAGCCGCCAATATAGATGTTGCTTCCGTCAGGACTGACGGCCAGGTGGGAGGTCTGGCTGTTCATGTTCACCGTGTCGGAAAGCGAAAGCTCGCCAGTTTCCGAATCGATTGAGCAGATGATGAGATTGTTGCTGCCGTAAGCGCCCACATACAGGGTGGAACCGTCAGGAGACAGGGCCATTTCGCGCAAATACATGACGGAGCCGGCGTTCCATGTGTCAAAGGACTGCACATAGGTCAGCATCCCGTCATCACCCAGACTGAACACCGAGACCAGAGCGGAACTGAAGGTGCTGGCATACAGGTACTGGCCGTCCGCAGTGATAACGATGTCCACCACATTGGAAAAGGCATTGTTCTGCACAGTGTCGCCTTCGGCCACGTTCACATTGGTGCTGTTCACCGAAGCACGGAAGATCAGCTCGCCGGTTTCCGTGTCGCGTGAGAAGATTCCGATGCACGAACTGGAATAGTTGGACACGTAGACGAACTCGCCGTCCGGCGAGATGGTGAGCGATGTGGGATTGTTCACCCCCAGTTCTGCGCTGCCGCCCGTGTAGGTGGCAACATGATTGAGTGTGCCGTCCGAGTTTATGGTGTATGTGTCAATGTCGTGGTTGTTGGTGCTGCCATGGTTGTGCGCCTTGCCGCTGAAGACGTAGAGCGATTTGCCGTCGTCGGAGAGCACCAGCTCCGTGGCCAGGGTGGACCATGGCGTCTTGGTCACGGTCAGGGTGTCCACCACGCCCTGGTAGGAGAGTTCTCCGGTATCTATGTCTCGGGTGAAGAGGACGATGGAACTCGTGGTCTCTCCGTCATAACCGGATACGTAGACCCGGGTGCCGTCGCTGGAGATGGCCGCGCTGCCTATCTTGTTCAGGCCGGCCGCTTCGCTTTGGGTAAAGGTTTGCATCAGGGTCAGTGCGCCAGTTTCCGTGTCGCGGCTGTACACGTACAGGGTCGAGTCGCCGCTGCCCATGGTGCCGCTGCTGCCGCAGACGATCACGGTCTTGCCGTCCGCAGAGATATCGACCTCGTTCACATAGTCCGTGAATCCAGTGAGACTGCCGTCGTTGTAGAGGAGGCCGGGGTCGGTGTCGGTGTCGCCCGTATCAACGCCCACCGTGGGCGCGTTGTTCACGGCCAGGATAACGGAGGAGGTCAGCCCAGGGTTGGAGGTGTCCGCCCCGCCGTTGGCCGTGCCACCGTTGTCCGTCAAGCCGGAGATGGTAAAGGTGCGCGTGCCGGACATGGCCGTTGCGCTGGTGTTGCCGTAGGCCAAGCCGTTCACCAGGCCGATCATGGCCGTGGTGTTCATGCCTTGGGCCGAGGATAT
The Pseudodesulfovibrio alkaliphilus genome window above contains:
- a CDS encoding efflux RND transporter periplasmic adaptor subunit, whose product is MRVLFALFALLVPLTAQAGSAELEAVPVQLHGVGAMTTPGSDGQRAQIVAIRQAVISSELAGRITALHFREGERFKKGDILVSYDSALFRARLDRAVQAEAAALKRLNVAQELRDLDSISVADYEQAKSDLSVARAETSAERVMVNRCQIAAPFSGRVGETYVRASEHVAEGTKLFSIYDDSAFEVEAIVPSRWLAWIKPGHPMTIAVDETGASHQARVLRMAGVVDPVSQSVKIVALIEGPRNEQGGMPLMPGMSGTVFVVPPQPVQSETIR
- a CDS encoding efflux RND transporter periplasmic adaptor subunit: MTTPPSSAVNADQLQRLVLLEKRARACEDRRELTFVMVNETSGLAPYRQAALWVGEPGRSKSGSARRGVAGKIVALSGLAHPADNSTFNVWLAALIGRHADSTRAGEPCALSVAPESEDMRMWREYLPDKGLWIPLPLAKHAATDEAGATRPVSDGSLQAGLVLWRDEEWTNQDAAMLALLGDAYSHAWRSLGGDTRSWFGSGGWGGALARLRSRGWRLALLLALVAVLFFPVRHSALAPAEVVPRAPFTVRAPLHGVVERVDILPNDTVKQGDLLVLMDAQDIKGKLESARQTLAVAEAELRQRQQQALFDDRSKATLGVLLSQRDQAASEAAYLEDMLARTEIRADRSGIAVFDDPQEWSGRPVSLGERIMVIADPLDVELEAHLPLADAITLHPGARVRLFLNAEPASPVEAALDRVGYRAVPVADGTLAYRVRASFEPGANEAAPDLRVGLKGTAKLYGEQTVFAVYLLRKPLILFRLWLGI
- a CDS encoding putative Ig domain-containing protein; protein product: MKKSRIAQRSSLALALEPRMMFDGAAVATAGEVASEAVGDAIMLTGASSTAPSGTADGVDGTCIIDVDGNIVSGDTLDIFDDVKIFPDADESDITEMVVTVGASGAEHALVFDGTEIALTATGGWNSTANNEFSYQVSVVDGNAVVTIKFYIDAGTVGEAIDGMHYKMLDPSAAESGSFNITLTSISDDSDTTVLDISATVTVDSARNVAPVLDLTDGYDLAGMFNSENLGTASEVSTYTVGGVEYLYAADTDGNLCVFSVGEDGTLTEIQSLKNVNDLSTVSGMALNAEVSTLYAIDGNNIVALTIGGDGKLTYKESIKIKDGDSLNAFAISASDDGKQLYVSCAYEGFFVINVDLTTGDLSNGQQLATDSANGVIATSVGNYVYAVGCGFPGIITVYERTDGGTLNKVTSILNDVNNYGASYNITASKDGSRFFVRSYYTGYDENYNTVGVYKIYAYFFDGTNIILTDTVDSVAANDFVTSTNGDVLYITTADGTLDVYSIDSNGSLKLTTTVEGVDGSNPLTVSESGDVMVGGSNVYRISSEISGVFGESIDFASGITISDANLDALNGGEGNYGGASVTVERAEGANAADTFAFAAANGYTVDGNSVMKDGRTIATFTNAEGKLVITFAEGATTAEANAVVRQWSYRNDGGSSTALTLAVVANDGQGESGLDSQIIGIPILLGVNTAPTLDATVDGSPKYESAGEEVSLFSQALVNTGGVGQSLTELELTIGGLADVSSAEYLMVDGTKIDLSQSATGTTANGYTYAYTLAGSTATLTISSAQGMNTTAMIGLVNGLAYGNTSATAMSGTRTFTISGLTDNGGTANGGADTSNPGLTSSVILAVNNAPTVGVDTGDTDTDPGLLYNDGSLTGFTDYVNEVDISADGKTVIVCGSSGTMGSGDSTLYVYSRDTETGALTLMQTFTQSEAAGLNKIGSAAISSDGTRVYVSGYDGETTSSIVLFTRDIDTGELSYQGVVDTLTVTKTPWSTLATELVLSDDGKSLYVFSGKAHNHGSTNNHDIDTYTINSDGTLNHVATYTGGSAELGVNNPTSLTISPDGEFVYVSNYSSSCIGIFSRDTETGELIFRASVNSTNVNVAEGDTVQNNAFSNVVDIVITADGQYLYASTFSSALVSVFSLGDDGMLTYVQSFDTWNAGSVMYLREMALSPDGSTLYVGAYGSNNLIICSIDSETGELSLSDTVNMNSQTSHLAVSPDGSNIYIGGYLVTSGLQTASLLPVVTLDRSGAEVVIGSGIHFADADFDAAGDYQGTILTLERTSGANAADSFGFQDGNDLTMSGGVIRHNGIEIATFTDTGGSLTIAFTSSVTKEVANQVARQITYKGTGADLRMDMTLTVSDGSKSAQASIALIYANNAPVVDSGDTLADAITGHEYTHILPEGLFSDPDGDELTWTVTGLPTGLTYDAETRTISGTPTTAGSVAVRVTATDSFGAKASITLTLDVTENSAPELANPDFALPDGRTGHEYAQDLSGLFTDADGDSFTVSVEDLPSGLSYDEATGVISGSPTTAGTYTVRISADDGHGGVTEQSVVLEITGNTAPIVSLPGYALPAGKEGTDYACTLPEGLFTDAEGDALTWEVSGLPDDLSFDAVTRTIAGTAPASGSQEITVTVTDSEGASSQLVLTLTVAENNVPELALPDFSLDQASHGQEYRMVLPEGLFSDADGDPLTINVTDLPDGLDFDASTRTISGVPTTGGVFTVTISASDNFGGTVEHAFSLEVATPPSLTADASGGTVSIAADGTVSGNDVDLFDNVAVGLDVNGEELTTLVVTVGTSGANHALVIDGHEIGLTATGGGATTAANGYGYKVEIVGGKAVVTIDLAGAASADVQTLVDGMAYRVAESQMGSGSVTVTLTSLSDASAHPAALNIASTVVIDSAIVLVEDLPSPGDTAKPDIPGSAEGDFTGGGFDSVPAGDGGSGWNTPVRVNFASQGANGADSALNMLDAMISGEPSSFDTGAGVFDAPALEEGVGLNDAFAPLASVHGTWVYDVAGNRHIFSLPDPQRLGINAPIVSYRLVWADTGEMVQGMRLDTARWSLIAAGFRNPGQARVMVLIETERGEQLRLPVEVSPLSVRPVRDAEAAAEPTAKEGGSPVAPMSQQGGGRIGASFREDGHMVLSSGLVLPGGKPSLAEQLNRSLGQTLVLPIPTISGNTSAGESAARMELAAANQPTNL
- a CDS encoding TolC family protein, giving the protein MKTRTINPFLKLPAMLGVLLLSVLLSACAVSKPPALSHEDMITLAAADHATMFSSQEPILGPVTLEEAVARAIKYNLQHRQALMERALASNLTDIRHFNLLPKLTAEAGYRVRDNDDASSSESINTGRQSLEPSKSRERSGETAKLEMTWNILDFGLSYFEAKAHGNKTLAAEERRRRVVSDIIRQTRAAYWAAVSAERMRDEVAATLGQARQALEQSREAERRRLTTPVVALRYQRDLLNMMRQIEQLDNELAKAKAELASLMNLAPGTKYALVVPEGPMTEPKLSFELPSLESLAMVRRPELREQSYLARNAVLETQSAMLRMFPNATLFGGVNYDSNDFLVNNTWTSAGVQVGWNLFKLLSLPAERKAGENRERVAVLRRQALRMTVLSQVHIAWHQRHYAQKAFERARDLCELQTAIREQTEHAAASKSETRLELIRTRVETLLAVHARDMSYAEMMKAQDAVYQAAGLDSMPEEISDQSVAGLASAIAEQGRMNELGHVNAPFLNLAYVPAGQANAVADAQAGRSAPAVQAAPAAKAPGVSGQAVAQSGEAGRHPAIRLVVGRPWEDLGSLQGD